Part of the Phragmites australis chromosome 23, lpPhrAust1.1, whole genome shotgun sequence genome is shown below.
CTTCCTCACTGCATCATCGTTGCCAAGCTCTGTCGTGCCCCCTGCAATGGAGCAGCTTCGACTTCACAATAGCATGGTTAGCCCTAAGCACCAAAATTGATCAGAAGTGGAGAGCAACACAAACGAGCCAAACATACACGACCAAAGAAAAATACCAAGAGCTCTGAAAGGGCCGAAAAGGATGAAGCCGCCGCCAAAGATCCAAATCCACTCACAAGACACCATCAGTAGCAACTCAGGGGCAGGGGGTGTATCCTCTGTGATGCCTTCAAGGAGAGCACGACGTCCGCAGACACCGTCATCGTAGTTTGGACACCATAAGCAAGATTTTTACCTAGAGAAACCCCCAACAAGTGGTGAGGGGTATCATAGCAACACCTCGAATGAGGGTAGTGGCGCCAATGATGTCATCGTTCTCGACGTCAGCAGGAAGCCGAGCAGTATATATCAAAGATAGAAATATCATAATAATCTTCTAGTAATTTCATATGAAATAGTTCATCATAAGTAGCAAAAAGGAATCCAGGAAGAGTCCAACATTCCGAATGATAGGAACACACTAAATCTTTAAGATCCCAACAAGCCCTTTAGCGAACGTTAGTTTATCTAGTTTTACTATTCCGAATGACAGGATTTTTGAGGATTtcaattcttatgatattttcttGTAATGGTTGATCCATGGATAAGATTTCTTGGGTCTCCAAAATCCGTAGGAAAATATACATGAGAAAAATCTCATTTCACTTTTCCTGTGAGGGGCGCAATGCGTATTCTACCTAcgtctctcctttttttttcagccAAAAGTCTTTTGTTTTCTGTTTTCAATATCCCTACATTTTATTATTCCAGTGTTCCAACCCAAACCTAATACTAGCTTGAAAACAAACAAGATAGAATCTGGAAAAATCTCAGATGTTCTAAAAAAATAGACAGAAAATCATGAAAGCAGACAAACAACAAATCGAAATGACAAAGACGCTAGCCCCCTGTGTTTTCACAAAATTTCGATGCCAATTTACAGGTATCAGTAACACCgtattgaaaaaaaatagcaaaacagTTAGGAACAAAACAATGTATTTTGCACTCTAACCCTTACAGTACAAGAAATTGCAAACCAATAGTTGAGGACCTGTCCGACAGGCGCTAAGTCCGTTCCCCGGCCACCGTTGCCTCGCCGGCGCCACCCTCATCAAGAAATGAGATCCGGCATATCGGGCATGAAGAGTGCTCGGCGAACCATATGTCGATGCATCGCATGTGGAAGCCGTGGTGGCACCTCGGGAGAACGCGCACCTTCTCGCCGTCGGCGAACTCGCCGAGGCAGATGGCGCACTCCGTGCCCGGGACGCTGGCCTTGGCCTCGTACACCTGCACCGGTATCTTCCTCAGATCCCGCTTCTTCAGACCTGCACCAGTGGCTGGAGCTGCGAccgctg
Proteins encoded:
- the LOC133906562 gene encoding RING-H2 finger protein ATL74-like encodes the protein MRRLSDNPTADDASTAPLLVTPASASAARGGALLPPAGGSSASFDANMIIILAALLCILICALGLNSLVRFALHCGRTLTVAAPPAAAAAAVAAPATGAGLKKRDLRKIPVQVYEAKASVPGTECAICLGEFADGEKVRVLPRCHHGFHMRCIDIWFAEHSSCPICRISFLDEGGAGEATVAGERT